GCTCCATTAACACGTCGAGCGGGCATTTGACATAAACTTCAACGAAGTCCTGGATGGTGGCGCGTACCTCGTCGCGCACGGCACGGTAGGGCGAGATAGCGGCGGCGATGGCTACAATGCCGTTGCGTGTCAGAAGGTGGCAGACGAAGCCAATACGACGGATGTTGGTGTCGCGATCCTCCTTGCTGAAGCCCAGGCCCTTGCTCAGGTTCTGGCGCACGATGTCTCCATCCAGCAGTTCTACTTTGAAGCCCCGCTCTCGCAGGATGCCTTCCATGCGTCGCGCCAGTGTGGATTTGCCAGAGCCAGAGAGCCCCGTGAACCACAGAGTGAAGCCTTTGTGTCCCATTCTCTCACCCGCTACCGGGGATGACCTTCCCCTCCCAGTCGGGGGGAATTGGCAGCCCGTAAATGGCCAACACGGTGGGTGCAACGTCTAAAATGTCCAGCCCTTTTATCTCGCCGCGGGCTTTGAACCGTGGATTGTGCATGATGAAGATGCCCTCTTGCGCATGGTTGGCATCGTCTGGCCCCAGGTCGTTCTCGAACGTGTATGCGGAGCCGTGACCCACACTTCCCACCGAGCGCCAGTCCAGATCGCCGAAGTAAATGATCAGATCGGGGGGGATGCCTTTGTAGCCTTTGCCATACGCCTTCTCCGGCGTGAACACGCGTGTGCCAATATTGCGCCCTTGTGGGTCCGTGATGGCCTCCAGTTTGGCAGTCAGTTCTTCGCGCACGCGCTCGTAATCTGCCGGGGGAATTGTGCCCTGCGGCTCACGCCCGGCCACGTTCAAGAAGAGCCGCCCGTAATAGCCTCCCGCGCCCCATGCCTTCGTGCGCCCCCAATCTATTTCGACTTTCTCGATGGGGGTGATGCCATTCGGCTCCTCGCGCAGTGTAAGGTATCCTTCCTGCCGCAGCCATTCGTTGATGCAAATTCCGCCGACCATTCTCTTCGCCCCATGATCTGAGACCACGATGACCACTGTCTCCTCAGGCACCAGAGCAAGTATCTGCCCGATTTCGCGATCCAGGTACTGATAGTATTCTTTGATCGCGTTGGCATAGGGATTGCCCGGCTGGTGTTTAGGGTGCGAAGGATCGAAGTATTTCCAGAAGCCGTGGTGGATACGGTCCGGCCCCATCTCTACCCACATGGCGAAATCCCATTCCCGGGTGGTCAAAAGTCGCTTCACTACTCTAATGCGCTTCTCAGTCATGAGGTAGATCTGCTGTAGAAGGTGATCTTTGTCTTCGGTGCGGAAGTTCTCCACATCTAACATATAGCCGCCTGAGATTTCCTCGACTTCGGCTTTCAGTTCGGGAGGGTAGGTGTACCGGTTCTTGGTGCTCGGGGTGAGAAAATCGCTGACCACCAGGCCGTTCACTGGCTTGGGCGGATAGGTCTGTGGTACACCGATGAGGATGACGCGCCGGGCGTCACGCGACAGAATGTCCCACACGGTATCCTCGGTAACAGCCTTGGAGTTGGCGATGGTCATGCGCTCGTAAGAGTAGTCGGCCCGGTTGCGGAAGCCGTAGAAGCCGAGCCTGCCCGGGTTCTTGCTTGTGGCCATGCACATCCAAGCGGGGACAGTGATGGGTGGGATCGTGCTGTTCAGCCGGCCCCATATGCCGCCCTCCATCAGGCTTTTGAAAGTGGGCAGTTCGTCGCGCCATTGCTCAAAGACCAATTGAGGGGTCATACAGTCCATACCGAGGATGAGCACTTTGGCGCGCTGGCTGGCAGTCATTGTTGAGCCCTGCCTGTGGAGTTCGGCTGGCTTCTTGGCTGTCGGTGGAGAGCCGCTCCCACGAAAGCCTTCGACCAAGATCCGAGCCACTTCGGGGCGCGTGAATTCCGGTGGCGGGGCTTCGCCCCGCATCAACATCTCGCGCACCTGTGTCCCGCTGAACACAATGTGGTCACTTGGTTGGTGGGGACAGGTCTTGGAGGAGACCACACCACCACATTTGCGACAATAGAAGGTGTTCTCAAAGAACATAGGGACGATGCCCAACTCTTCGGGTTTGAACTCATCGAAGATCCGTTGCGCGTCGTAGGTGCCGTAGTAGTTGCCGACCCCGGCGTGGTCGCGGCCGACGATGAAGTGTGTGCAACCGTAGTTCTTGCGTGCCAGGGCGTGGAAAATGGCCTCGCGGGGCCCGGCATAACGCATCGCCGCGGGGTAAACGCCCAAGATGACCCGGTCAGGCGGGTAGTAATCGCGCAGCAGGCTTTGGTAACTGCGAATCCGCACCTCGGCAGGGATGTCATCGGGCTTGGTCTCGCCAACCAGTGGGTGTAAGAAAAGACCATCCACTATCTCTAAAGCCGTCTTCTGGATGTACTCGTGGGCCCGGTGAACGGGGTTGCGGGTCTGGAAGCCAACGATGGATCGCCAGCCACGGGAAGCGAACATGCGGCGGCTCTGAGCCGGATCGTGTCGCAATTCAGGAAACTCCACATTGGAGGGGCGGTTGATCAGCCAGATGTCCCCGGCTAACAGTACTTCTCCCTGCTCGTAAAGTCGCTTCACTCCTGGGTGTTTGGCGTCGGTGGTGCGATAGACCATCTGCGCTTCGCGCACTTTGTCGTAAGTGTATTTCTCGCGTAGTTCGAGAATGCCCATCAGATGTCCGTTCGCCTCGACCAAGGCCACCTCTTTGCCTTCTCGGAGCCCCTCTGCCACTTCCTTCGATACAGGAAGGGTGATGGGTATGCTCCACACCAATCCATTGCTAAGACGCATGTCCTCAACAACGGAGTGATAGTCCGCCGAACCTAAGAAGCCGGTCAACGGGCTGAACGCGCCAACGGCGATGAGTTCGAGATCGGAGATAGCGACCGGGGTCAGTGTAACGGAGGGGAGATCCCTGGCCCGGTCTATGGCTGCTTCTCGTTCATCCCCGCGCAGCACCCGATCAATCAAGGTGCCGCCATGGGGTGCAATGCTCTCGATCTGTTCGGTCATTGCTCTCCTTTTTCGCGGATATACAGAACGGTTCTCTGATACGGTTCGGGACACTTGTACGCCGCCTGATTCGCTGGGACTTCCTCCCAGCAATGCGGCGGCGTATCACCCATTTCTATCTTACCACAACTTTCAATGGCTGCCAAATGCCCGGCGGGCACCCGGGTACTGATTGGTTTCGCCACTCGCTTGCGCTGGGTTATGGCATCTTCTGCAACGGAAGACAACTCTCGCTTATGATCTGTTGCCCAGCGGGGCTGAGCACAAATCCCACGAAATCTGCTACGACGCGAGGCGGATCTGCATGCGTGACCAGCAGCAAGGGCAGGGTGAGGGGATAACTGCCGTTCCCCAAGTTGGACGGCATGGGATCTACGCCCTGGATGCGGATGGCTCGCACGCGTGGGCCCAATAGACTACTTGGCAGGTAGCCCAGGGCATTCTGATCTGCCGCGATTGCATCATACACTGTGTCGGACCCAGTCGCTACCAGAGCCGTCCGTGTAACACGCCGCTCTCCCATCACCTGTGATTCGAAGGCAGCCCGAGTTCCTGAACCATCCTCGCGGCTGATGATCTGCACCGGTGTGTTCTCGCCACCGACTTGGCTCCAATTCAAAATATCACCGGCAAAGAGAGCATGGATCTCACTAAGGGTGAGATCGTGTACGGGATTACTTGGATTCACCACGATGGTGATACTATCGTAGCCGATGGGCACGATACGTAGGCCGGGTGCTTCTTCCTGTGTGAGGGGCCCAGAGACCAGGGCAATATCCACATCCCCTCTCAGGAGCGAGTGCAGGCCAGCCTTGGAATTTGTCTCTTCTATATCAACGGTTATGTGCGAGTGTTTCTGCGTGTAAGAGTTGGCTACGCTGCGCAAGAGTTTGGCCACAGCCTCGGATCCGCTCATTCGCAGGTGCATGGGGGTGGCGGTTTTCACTCCCGCGCTGCAACTGGCGAGCAACAGGGCCAATATCCCCATCCATAAGATGCGTCGTGCTCTCACTGCCCTTTCCACTCGCCTGATCAAGGTC
This window of the Chloroflexota bacterium genome carries:
- a CDS encoding phosphate ABC transporter substrate-binding protein; amino-acid sequence: MRARRILWMGILALLLASCSAGVKTATPMHLRMSGSEAVAKLLRSVANSYTQKHSHITVDIEETNSKAGLHSLLRGDVDIALVSGPLTQEEAPGLRIVPIGYDSITIVVNPSNPVHDLTLSEIHALFAGDILNWSQVGGENTPVQIISREDGSGTRAAFESQVMGERRVTRTALVATGSDTVYDAIAADQNALGYLPSSLLGPRVRAIRIQGVDPMPSNLGNGSYPLTLPLLLVTHADPPRVVADFVGFVLSPAGQQIISESCLPLQKMP
- a CDS encoding alkaline phosphatase family protein: MTASQRAKVLILGMDCMTPQLVFEQWRDELPTFKSLMEGGIWGRLNSTIPPITVPAWMCMATSKNPGRLGFYGFRNRADYSYERMTIANSKAVTEDTVWDILSRDARRVILIGVPQTYPPKPVNGLVVSDFLTPSTKNRYTYPPELKAEVEEISGGYMLDVENFRTEDKDHLLQQIYLMTEKRIRVVKRLLTTREWDFAMWVEMGPDRIHHGFWKYFDPSHPKHQPGNPYANAIKEYYQYLDREIGQILALVPEETVVIVVSDHGAKRMVGGICINEWLRQEGYLTLREEPNGITPIEKVEIDWGRTKAWGAGGYYGRLFLNVAGREPQGTIPPADYERVREELTAKLEAITDPQGRNIGTRVFTPEKAYGKGYKGIPPDLIIYFGDLDWRSVGSVGHGSAYTFENDLGPDDANHAQEGIFIMHNPRFKARGEIKGLDILDVAPTVLAIYGLPIPPDWEGKVIPGSG
- the cysC gene encoding adenylyl-sulfate kinase, which gives rise to MGHKGFTLWFTGLSGSGKSTLARRMEGILRERGFKVELLDGDIVRQNLSKGLGFSKEDRDTNIRRIGFVCHLLTRNGIVAIAAAISPYRAVRDEVRATIQDFVEVYVKCPLDVLMERDVKGLYKKALAGEIQGFTGVSDPYEEPLHPEIVIESDKETPEESVAKIVAKLEELGYLPPVKSADVYTHDEQQVVEDRLRALGYIE